The genomic interval TCGCCGACCTGAAGGCGACGCCTACCAGCAGCGCATGGTGCTGGCACCGCACGAACAGATTGTGCCCCTGGCGCGGCCCGGGGCTTCCCTTGAAGTTGCCCGGTTGTTTCCTGAATCTCGCGCTTAACCTGCTGTGCATATGGCTACGAACGGAGCCCAGAGTAAAGCCGGAGACTGGCGGAATCACAAGCGGGTGCTGCTCCCACCCATTCGGGATCTGCACCGGCTGGAAGTCTACGAGGAGCACGGAGGGTACCAGACCCTGCGCGAAGTGCTGACCTCCGACCGCTGGGATCCCAAGTCGGTCATCGAAGAAGTCAAAAAAAGCAAGCTGCGCGGACGGGGCGGCGCCAGCTTCCCCACCGGGCTGAAGTGGAGCTTCATGCCCCCGGTGGACGATCGGCCCCGCTTCCTGTGCTGCAACGGCGACGAAAGCGAGCCGGGCACGTTCAAGGACCGCCAGCTCATGGAGTTCAATCCCCACCAGATTTTCGAGGGGATTCTGATTGCCTGCTACGCCATGTCGGTGCGCACGTGCTACCTGTATGTGCGCGGCGAATATGCCCGGTGGATCGAGCACATGGAGCGGGAGCTGGAAAAGCTCTACGCCAAAGGCTACGTGGGGAAGAACATTATGGGCACGGACTTCTCGGCCGACATTGTGATCCACAAGGGAGCCGGTGCCTACATCTGCGGCGAGGAGTCCAGCCTGATGGAGTCGGTCGAAGGCAAGCGGGCCTACCCGCGCATCAAGCCGCCGTTTCCGGCCCAGCGGGGCCTGTGGGGCTACCCCACCACGATCAACAACGTGGAAACGCTGGCGAACGTCCCGCTCATTCTGCGCAACGGTGGTGAATGGTTTGCCTCTATCGGCGCGCCCAACCACCCCGGCCCGGTGCTCTATGGTATCTCGGGCCACGTCAACCGCCCCGGCGTCTACGAATATCCCACTGGTATGTTGATCACCGATCTGATCTACGAGGTAGCCGGTGGCATCCGCGGAGGCAAAAAGCTCAAGGCCGTCATCCCGGGCGGAAGCTCCACGCCGCCCCTGCGCGCCGACATGATCGACGGCGTGACGATGGACGCCGAGTCGCTGCGCGAGGCCGGTTCGATGATGGGCACGGCCGGCCTGCTCGTGCTCGACGAAGACACCGATATGGTTTCGTGGCTGCGGCGCGTGGCGCACTTCTACGCGCATGAAAGCTGCGGCCAGTGCACCCCCTGCCGTGAAGGCACCGGCTGGCTCGAAAACATCCTCACGCGCATCGACGAGGGCGAAGGCCGCCTGCGCGACCTGGACCTGCTGCTGGACCTGTGCGACCAGATGGAAGGCCGCACGGTCTGCGCCCTGGCCGACGCCGCCGCCTGGCCTGTACGCTACACCATCCTTCGCTTCCGCGAAGAGTTCGAGGCCAAGTGCAAGCCGAGCCTGGTCCCGACGGGCATCGACCTGGCACCAACCCGGTAAACCCATGCGGCATTCCTCCTACCCACCGTCGCTGGACGACCTGCTCTTCGAGGAAACGGTGCGGGCTCTGCTGCCCGACCTCGGGGAAGTGGGGCTGCGCATGCCGATGGATGAGTTGCCCAAGTTTCTGGATCCGGACTTCGTCGAGCGGCGCATGAATCAACTGCACCGCTACCGGGCCTGGGCCATGGCGGGCATGATTTTCGGCTTTCTGGCCATCGTGCTGTTGCTGGTGGCGGCGATCTTTCGCCTTGCGCTCCCCGACTATGTGCTGTTTCCGACCTCGTTTCTGTCGCTTTCCGCCCCGTACTGGGGCTTCCGCTATGCCCGACTGGGCTACTTCCTGTACGCCTACCGAATGCTCAACCACTTTGTCTATGACCTGATCGTTTATAAAGACTACCGTCCGGCGCTCCATCATCTGATCGAACAAACCTGAACGACCATGCCCCGGATTACCATAGACGGTACGGTTTACGAATTCGAAGGGCGGCCCAAGCTGCTGCAGTTCTGCCTGGACCACGGCATCGAGCTGCCCCATTTCTGCTACCACCCGGCGCTGTCGATTCCGGCCAACTGTCGCCAGTGCCTGGTGGAAGTGGGCATGCCGGTCATCGACCGGGAGACCGGCAAACCGAAGCTCGACGAAAACGGCCAGCCCGTCATCCAGTTCATGCCCAAGCTCCAGACGAGCTGCTCGCTCGACATGGCCGACGGGATGGTCGTCAAAACGCATCGCACCAGCGAGAAGGTGGCGCGCGCCCAGCGCGACAACCTGGAGTTTCTATTGATCAACCACCCGCTCGACTGCCCGATCTGCGATCAGGCCGGCAAATGTCCGCTCCAGATTCAGGCCTACAAGTACGGGCCCGAAGGCTCCCGCTTCGAGTTTCTCAAGGTGCACAAGCCCAAGCGGGTGAAGCTGGGCCCCCGCGTCATGCTCGACGCCGAGCGGTGCATCAACTGCACGCGCTGCGTGCGTTTCACCGACGAAATCTCCAAAAGCCACCAGCTCACCATCATCGAGCGCGGGGTCAGGAACTACCCGATCACACCGCCCGGCGTGGAGTTCGATGATCCCTACTCCATGAACGTGATCGACCTGTGCCCGGTGGGCGCGCTGACGTCCATCGACGCCCGCTTCAAGGCGCGTCCCTGGGAGATGAGCGCCACGCCCTCGATCACGATCACGAACGCAAAAGGCTCCAACTGCTACTACTGGGTGCGCGACAACCTGATCGTCGAGATCACGGCGCGCGCCAACGCGGCCGTCAACGGCTACTGGCTCCCCGACGAAGACCGGCTCGACTACCATCGCTTCAACGAAAACCGCCCGGACGGCCCCGAGGTGCGTCGCGACGGTCGGCTCGTGCGCGTGCGCTGGGAAGAAGCCTACGACCGAGCGGCCGAGCTGCTTGCGGGCATCGACGGCCGCCGCATCCTGTTCCTGGGCTCGGCCTACGCGACCGTCGAGGACAACTACCTGCTCAAGCGGCTGGCCGAGGCACTGGGCGCCGACACGCCCGTTTACATTCCCCACATCGAGCCCGGCCATGGCGACGGCTGGCTCCGCACCGACGACCGCACGCCCAACGCCCAGGGTTGCCAGCGACTGGGTATCCTGCCCGTCGACGAAGCCCTTGTGCGGAACCGCCTCGAAAGCGGCGACATCCAGGCGGTGTACGTGCTCGAAGACGATCCGGTCGGCTCCGGGCTCTTCACGGCCGAGGCGCTGGCCGACATTCCCGTCATCCTGCACTACTACAACACGACCAACCAGACGCTGGCCGTGGCCGACGTGGCGCTCCCGGCCGCCACGGTGGTCGAGACTGTCGGGACCTACGTCAACTGCGATGGGCATGCCCAGCGCGTGCGCCCGGCCAAAGCCATCCGCACGGTCAACCGCGTGT from Rhodothermus marinus carries:
- the nuoF gene encoding NADH-quinone oxidoreductase subunit NuoF gives rise to the protein MATNGAQSKAGDWRNHKRVLLPPIRDLHRLEVYEEHGGYQTLREVLTSDRWDPKSVIEEVKKSKLRGRGGASFPTGLKWSFMPPVDDRPRFLCCNGDESEPGTFKDRQLMEFNPHQIFEGILIACYAMSVRTCYLYVRGEYARWIEHMERELEKLYAKGYVGKNIMGTDFSADIVIHKGAGAYICGEESSLMESVEGKRAYPRIKPPFPAQRGLWGYPTTINNVETLANVPLILRNGGEWFASIGAPNHPGPVLYGISGHVNRPGVYEYPTGMLITDLIYEVAGGIRGGKKLKAVIPGGSSTPPLRADMIDGVTMDAESLREAGSMMGTAGLLVLDEDTDMVSWLRRVAHFYAHESCGQCTPCREGTGWLENILTRIDEGEGRLRDLDLLLDLCDQMEGRTVCALADAAAWPVRYTILRFREEFEAKCKPSLVPTGIDLAPTR
- a CDS encoding molybdopterin-dependent oxidoreductase, giving the protein MPRITIDGTVYEFEGRPKLLQFCLDHGIELPHFCYHPALSIPANCRQCLVEVGMPVIDRETGKPKLDENGQPVIQFMPKLQTSCSLDMADGMVVKTHRTSEKVARAQRDNLEFLLINHPLDCPICDQAGKCPLQIQAYKYGPEGSRFEFLKVHKPKRVKLGPRVMLDAERCINCTRCVRFTDEISKSHQLTIIERGVRNYPITPPGVEFDDPYSMNVIDLCPVGALTSIDARFKARPWEMSATPSITITNAKGSNCYYWVRDNLIVEITARANAAVNGYWLPDEDRLDYHRFNENRPDGPEVRRDGRLVRVRWEEAYDRAAELLAGIDGRRILFLGSAYATVEDNYLLKRLAEALGADTPVYIPHIEPGHGDGWLRTDDRTPNAQGCQRLGILPVDEALVRNRLESGDIQAVYVLEDDPVGSGLFTAEALADIPVILHYYNTTNQTLAVADVALPAATVVETVGTYVNCDGHAQRVRPAKAIRTVNRVLMQEIGKSRLDQHGTPYDRWYNEKHQVDCKPSWEILPEVAERLGHPLRYKGPKYIMQEIAETIPAFAGATYEAMGLEGVRLAEIGAEV